The Corallococcus silvisoli genome contains the following window.
CGCAGCTGGTCCACACACAGCTGGATGGGCAGGTCCCCGAAGGGGCTGTGGTACGTCCCCATCCAGCGGGCCTGGGCCTCGACGCTCGCGGGCACGCCGAACACCCGCAGGAGCCGCTGGCCGATGAGGCCGCCGTCGCGCTGTCCCCGTCCGCGCAGGCGCCGGAGCGCCCGCTCCACGGAGGTCACCTCCTCGGACAGCCCCCGCTCGACGAGCTTCCAGGCGACGGCGGTGAGCGTGCCGTGCTCCGACACCAGGGCCTTGAGGTAGTCGTCCCACGTGTAGCCCACGGGGGCCTGGGCCTCGCCCGCGCGTTGTCCGGTTTTCTGTCCGCTCCCGTGGGACCGCCCCGGTGCCATCGTGTCGTCAGCCTCGCCTCGAAAGGACACGCGCCATGCGCCTGCTGCTCATCTCCGACACCCATGGACATCTCGACATCATCGAGCGGCTCGCGAAGGAGTCCCGGGCCGACGCAGTCTTGCACGCAGGGGACTTCGGCTTCTACGACGGCGGTAGCGTGGAGCGCATCGAGTCGCGCGAGCTGTTCCTCCGGGTCGTCCACTCGAAGCTGCGCGGCGACGCGAAGCCGCGGGCCAAGAAGCTGAAGGGCGACGCCCTGCGCGCCTTCGTCCGCGAGCAGCTGCCGCTGTCCGACCTCGGCGGGTGGCTGGACTCCGGGCGGGGATTCTCCCTGCCCACGTTCGCGGTGTGGGGCAATCACGAGGATGGCGCCGTGGTCTCCGCGCTGCTGGAGGGGAAGAGGCGCGTCCCCAACCTGACGCTGCTGGGGACGGCGACCTGTGGCCCCTTCCGCTTCTTCGGCCTGGGGGGAAACCTCCTCCCGGCGCTGCTGGGAGAGAACGCGCCGCTCGATGGGGGCCGGGGGAAGATCCTCACGACGGAGCGGGAGCTGTCAGCGCTGCTCGACTCCGCGCCGCCGAGGGTCGCGGGGGAGGTCCGCGTGCTCGTGACCCACGTGAGCCCTGGGAAGGAGCCGCTGGTCGGACTCCTCGCGACGGCCCTCGACGCGGACCTGACCGTCTCCGGGCACATGGGTTCGCCCTATGGCTGTGTCTGGGATGACTTCGCGGTGCGTGGCCCCTCCGAGGCCGAGAAGCGGCTCGCCAGCGCCGTGGCGGTGCTCCCAAAGGCCCTGCGGGCACGGCTCCCCGCGCCCGCGTCAGACGAGGGCCGGGCCCGCTGGTACCGGGGCACCTTCCACGTCAACCTCCCGGATGCGCCGGATGGTCACGCCGTGGTCGAGTTCGTGGGTGGACGCGTGCGGTTGGAGACGGTGTCCGCCGGTCTGCCCTCGCGGTCATGACGGGGGCACGTGTTCCAGAGGCGGAATCGCTGAGGGCTGGGGGGCGCGTGGGTCGACCCCTGTGCCCTCAGCCAGCACGTGGGGCGGCCCCTGGCATGCGGGCCCCGTGGAGTGTCCATCGCGTGGACGCAGGCAAACGAGCGACGCGACCCGACGGACAAAGTGCTCTGGCTGCAGGTGATGCGCATTGTCTCCGGGTGCTACGCGCACGAGCGCCTCTCGACTTTCCCCTGGGGGTTTGGATCTTCCACGAGGCCCGCGAATCAGGCTGGAAGGAGGGCCCTTCCTCCCCATCGTAACAGGACGACGGTCGTCTACGGACAAGGTGCGCCGCCGCGCGTCATTGCTGTGTTTGGTACGCTCGCGACGAAAGCCGATGAAGGCCGTCCAATTACGTGCGGGACGGGGAACTCAGCCAGTCCGCTCCTCAAGGGTGTTTCCTTTGAGAAGCTGCGTTGAGTAGTTCCTGAGTGTAAGGGAGTCTTAACGATGAGGGATATGGACCTCTGGTCGGGACATGCTGAATGGCTCAAGTCGCTATCGCTATTTCTGGGTTGCTCGCTGCGGATCGTTCATGGGAGCGAAACGGTTGAGGTTGACGCAGCCTCCGCAACACTGGAGGGAATGGTTGGGGCTCTGCATTCGGGGATCGTTATTGAACTTGTTGTGAAGTTGCTCGTGGCCCAAAAGGACGATGGTAGTGTGACTGTTTGGGCGCTCGTGTTTTTCTTCGTTGATAAGCGACGCGTCGCAGAACAGGGCATGTGTTACTTGGCGCTCGAATGGCGCGAAGACCAATGGTGTCGACGTGGCTGGGAGTCGGACGTCGATGACGAGTGGGCAGGTCTTGAGACGCTTGCGTGACGAAAGGGGCTGGAGGGGGGGCGTTCGCTGTCGCGCTGAGCCCCGCTCTTGATGGGGCAGCCAGCTTTGCGCAGGGGGCATGGGCGTACTTGCCTTTGGCGTTGCGCATCTGTTCCGACCTTTCCGGCGCCAGTCCCTGGCTTGGTCCCATGTGAGGGGGAGCCGTCCGGTCGAAACGGGGGGCTGCACCACGCAGCTTGGCCCTCCCTTCATCACGAGCGCACAGTCCCTTGTGTGCACGGGACGGCGTAGGCGCTGGCTCGGCGATTCCGCGCTGACCTGATGGGCCCCGTGCGCACCTTGCTTTTCGGCCGGCCACAGACGTGGGACTGTCTGGCGCTCCGCTGCCTGGCCTCCGCAGGCTGGGGGGCGGCTCCCATCAGTTCGGGTGATTCACACCGGAAGTCCGAGCACCTGCCCGCCTGACAGGCGCCGCGCGCATGGATTGCGGCGGGCATGCCCGGCGCGTACCTTCAGCGTCAATTGAATGGGCTCCCATATAAAAAGAGTCGCGAGCGCGGAGCAGGGTGAGGTGCGGGAGGTGATGGACGGCATCCGCCGTCTGGTGCGCCTGCTGCGCGTTTCGGCCCGAGCGTCCGAGCAGTTGGTGGGCATCAGCGGCGCGCAGCTCTTCGTGCTGCAGCGGCTGGCGGAGGCCGGCCCCTGTTCCATCAACACCCTGGCCGAGCAAACCCTCACGCACCAGAGCAGCGTGTCGACGGTGGTGGCGCGCCTCATCGAAAGAGGGCTCGTCACGCGCCGGCCCTCGCCGCGGGATGGCCGCCGGGTGGAGGTGTCGCTGGCTCCCGCGGGCCGGGCGCTGTTGCGTGAGGCTCCGCCCATGGCCCAGGCCCAGCTCATCGCCGGGCTGCGGAGACTGAAGCCGGACGTACGCGAGGGGTTTGCACGCGGGCTGTCCGCGCTGGTGTCGGAGCTGGGGCTGGACGGCGACTCGCCGCCGCTCTTCTTCGAGGAAGAAGCGAAGCCGCGCGGGCGGCGCAAGGAGAAGTCGAATGGAGCGGCCTGAGGTGGAGCGCGTCGAGGCGGGCCTGGACGGAGGCCCCGAGGCGCGGGAGACGTTGCCGGTGGCCCCGTCGATGGGGCCGGCGCTCGTGGGCGTGCGCACGCCGCATGTGATGGAGTCGGTGGATCGGCGCGTGGTGTTCATCAGCACCATCGCCGTGGTGCTGGCGCTGGCCGCGGGGTTGGTGGCGCAGGCGCTGAGTGCGCTCATCGGGCTCTTCACCAACATCGCCTTCTTCGGCCGCTTCACCACGGCGCCTGTGTCTCCGGCGGACAACACGCTGGGCCCGTGGGTCATCGTGGTGCCAGTGGTGGGGGCCATCATCGTCGGCTTCATGGCGCGCTATGGCTCACGCGCCATCCGCGGGCACGGCATCCCCGAGGCGATGGAGAACGTGCTCTACAACCAGAGCCGCATTCCGCCGCGGATGACATTCCTCAAGCCGTTGTCGGCGGCGGTAGCCATCGGTACCGGTGGCCCCTTCGGCGCGGAGGGACCCATCATCGCGACGGGCGGCGCGCTGGGCTCGCTGGTGGGGCAGCTGCTCCACGTCACCGCGGATGAGCGCAAGGCCCTGCTGGCAGCGGGCGCTGCGGCGGGCATGGCGGCGACGTTTGGCGCTCCGGTGTCCGCGGTGCTGCTCGCGGTGGAGTTGCTCCTGTTCGAGTACCGGCCCCGCTCCGTCATCCCCGTGGCGCTGGCCACCGCCACCGCGACGGGCGTGCGCATGGCCTTCGTGGGGGGCGCACCCGCGTTCGTCATGCCGGACCTCCTGCCCCCGAGCGGCTCCGCGCTCGCCTTCTACATCGTGCTGGGCGCGGTGATGGGCGTGGCGTCCACGCTGGTTACCCGCGCTGTGTATGCCATCGAGGACGCCTTCGAGAGACTGTCGCTGCACTGGATGTGGTGGCCCGCGCTGGGCGCGGTCGTGGTGGGCGTGGTGGGCTTCTTCTCCCCTCGCACGCTGGGCGTGGGCTACACCAATATCGAGGACATCCTCTCCGGCCGCTTCGTGGGCACGGCGATGCTGTTCTTCTGCGCGATGAAGTTCCTCTCCTGGTCAGTGGCGCTGGGAAGCGGCACTTCGGGCGGCACGTTGGCGCCGCTCTTCACGCTGGGCGGCGCCCTGGGCTCCGGCTTGGGGCTGCTGGCGACCCACCTGTCGCCGGGGCTGGGCGTGGACGTGCGCGTGGCGGCGCTGGTGGGCATGGCGGCCATCTTCGCGGGGGCGTCCCGTGCGCTGTTGGCCTCGGTGGTGTTCGCCTTCGAGGCGACGCGCCAGCCCATGGGGCTGCTGCCGCTGCTGGGGGGCTGCGCGGCGGCCTATCTCGTATCCGCGCTGATGATGCGTCACTCCATCATGACGGAGAAGCTGGCCCGGCGCGGCGGGCGCGTCGTCACCGAGTACGGCGTGGACGCGCTGGGACAGGCGCTGGTGCGCGACGTGGGGCTCAGGCCCGTGGTGTCGCTGGAGGCGGATCGGCCGCTGGGAGAGGTGCGCGCGTGGCTCGCCTCCGGCACGCCGGGCAGCACGCATCAAGGCTTCCCGGTGGTGGCCGGTGGGGGGCTCGTCGGTGTCGTCACCCGCCGCGACCTGCTGGATGGCCGCGACGCCGCGGGCCGGCGCGTGCGCGAGCTGGTGAAGCGTCCTCTGGCAGTGGCGTACGCGGACAGCTCGCTGCGCGAGGCGGCGGACCTGATGGTGGAGGTGGGCGTTGGCCGGCTGCCGGTGGTGCACCGTGACGCTCCCACGCGTGTGGTGGGCATCCTGACGCGCAGTGATCTGCTCGGCGCCAACCGGCCGCGGATGGAGGATTCGCGGCGGATGGAGCGCGGCGTGGGAGGCCCCCGGCGGACGGGGCCGTCGCCGGCCTGAAACGGGTGGCCCTTTGGAATATCTCAGACATGGGCGCCCCAGGTCGAAATGAGTGAGGCGCCCTCCCAGTTGCCTCGCGGAGTCCTCTGTCGCGCATCGCGTGTTGGGCCGCCTTGCACCTCAGAGTGCCTTCTTGGGATGGTGCGCTCCATGGCTGCGCACCTCCGAATCGAGTGTGGTCCCTGCATCCTGCGCCCATGGCGGCGCGGGGATGAGGAAGCCCTCGTCCGACACGCCAACAATCGCGAAGTGTGGCGCCACCTTCGCGACCGGTTTCCCCACCCCTACACGCCCGAGGATGCCGCATGGTGGGTAGGCCACACGGCCAGCGAGCCTTCTCCGACAAACTTCGCAATCGAGGTGGCGAGCGAGGCCGTGGGCTCCATGGGGCTGATTCTCGGCACGGACATCGAGCGCTATTCGGCAGAGGTGGGCTATTGGCTCGGCCAGTCACTTTGGGGCCGGGGCATCACAGCCGCGGCGCTCGAGGGCTTTTGCGCTTGGGCCTTCGAGTGCTTCGACCTCATCCGCCTGTTCGCGCTCCCCTTCGCGGACAATGCCGCGTCGTGCCGGGTGCTGGAGAAGGCCGGCTTCCAGCGCGAGGGTCTGATGCGGCAGAGCGCCGTGAAGGACGGAAAAGTCCACGATCAGGCCCTCTATGCGCGCCTTCGCCTGGTGGGCTTGAGGGACTCCGACCTGACGGGTGGTGCGGCGTCTCGCTAAGGCTGGACGCTGCCGCGCAGGAGGATTTGCAGAGCGGGGGCGAGAGGCTCTGCGCCGGGGCTCGGGCGCGAATCTGAGCACCTCCTCTCTCGGGGCCCACCCTGTCGATGGAGTCAGGCAGGGAGGGTCGCTCCACGCCGATGGTGATGTCCTACCTTCCCCCAGGATTTGGACGGGCGTGCCCTTGGCAGAGCGCTGACGCGTCACCGCCGGGCCATGACACGTCAGGGCGCCGTGTGGGGAATCCTGGCGCATATGGGTTTTGCAGTGATTCCGGCTTCTTGTGAAGCCAGACGGCTGGCATTGGCCTTGCGATGGAGGGCTGCACACCCAACCCCAGCCAGGGACGCCCGCATGTCGATCGTGAGTTGCAATGCGCAGAACCAGCTCTTCCAGAAGGGCATCATGACCGTCAAGGTCTGCTATAATATGGCGGACGCCGTCGCCAAGCAGGCGAATGAGAAGCAGATCAAGGCCTACTCGAACCTCAACGGCCTGCCGGACCTCTCCACTCCGCTGATGGTGGAGAACGTCATCAACACCAAGAACGGCCAGCTGGTGGACAACGGCCAGGGGGTCATCATCCCGCCGGACACCTATATCGGCTTCCAGATTGGCTTTGGCTGTCAGGTGGGGTTTGGCTTTGGCATCGAGATCCTCCCGAGCAACATCGCCATCTTCGACAACAACGCCGCCATCATGCCGCGCGCGTCCGAGCCCTCCGTCAATCAATGGGCTACCGCCACTCAGTATGCGTTCCTTGCGAATAATAAGTACAACGGGGACATGGTCTATGTCTACGACGACAACTTTGGCGAACATCCGCTGGACGAGGCGATCGCCGCCAACTCCTACCAGATTCGCGTCACCTGCACCCCGTTGAAGTCCTGGACCGACAGCGGCAACAGGAAGTACTCCGCGCCCCGGCCGAACCTGGATCCTCCCCAGAGCACGTTGCAGCTGTCCGGCAGGATGGACGCGGAGAGCGGGGGGGACACCAACATCAACGTGCATGGCGGCACCGTCACCGGTTCCGGCACCTCCGGGCAGACGTACGGAGGTTGCAACGGCTACGAGACGGCCGACGACCTGGCTGTCTCGATGGTGTTCGACGTCTTCGTGGTCAATCAGAAGTATTACAACTCACAGACCTATCAGTTCTTCACGTCGAATGGCGGGGACGGGCTGAACGACTAGGGACGCCGGGTTGCTGTCTTCTCACGGAACAGACACTTCCACGAAGGAACAATGACAATGCCCATGCTTCAGCTCAAGAGCGCTGATCTGCCCAGCGATCCCCATGACTTCACCGCCCAGGACTGGCTCCACCTGTTCGAGGACCGTGGCCTCTTCCACGCCATGATCATCACCGAGGAGGTGAACCCCACCAACGTGTTCAGCATCCATCAGGGATTGCAGCTCACGTCGCCGACCCTGGTCCTCCCGGATCCGACCAACCCGGGAAACAACCCGACCTTCCAGTGGCTCATCCCGAACCTCACCGCCCAGCTGCACACGGTGGAGACCTTCTTCCAGACGGAGCACACGTACCACGAGCAGGGCTACGACGTGAAGAAGGCGGACATCGGCGTCCCCGGCATCTTCAGC
Protein-coding sequences here:
- a CDS encoding metallophosphoesterase family protein, producing the protein MRLLLISDTHGHLDIIERLAKESRADAVLHAGDFGFYDGGSVERIESRELFLRVVHSKLRGDAKPRAKKLKGDALRAFVREQLPLSDLGGWLDSGRGFSLPTFAVWGNHEDGAVVSALLEGKRRVPNLTLLGTATCGPFRFFGLGGNLLPALLGENAPLDGGRGKILTTERELSALLDSAPPRVAGEVRVLVTHVSPGKEPLVGLLATALDADLTVSGHMGSPYGCVWDDFAVRGPSEAEKRLASAVAVLPKALRARLPAPASDEGRARWYRGTFHVNLPDAPDGHAVVEFVGGRVRLETVSAGLPSRS
- a CDS encoding MarR family winged helix-turn-helix transcriptional regulator, which codes for MDGIRRLVRLLRVSARASEQLVGISGAQLFVLQRLAEAGPCSINTLAEQTLTHQSSVSTVVARLIERGLVTRRPSPRDGRRVEVSLAPAGRALLREAPPMAQAQLIAGLRRLKPDVREGFARGLSALVSELGLDGDSPPLFFEEEAKPRGRRKEKSNGAA
- a CDS encoding chloride channel protein, with amino-acid sequence MERPEVERVEAGLDGGPEARETLPVAPSMGPALVGVRTPHVMESVDRRVVFISTIAVVLALAAGLVAQALSALIGLFTNIAFFGRFTTAPVSPADNTLGPWVIVVPVVGAIIVGFMARYGSRAIRGHGIPEAMENVLYNQSRIPPRMTFLKPLSAAVAIGTGGPFGAEGPIIATGGALGSLVGQLLHVTADERKALLAAGAAAGMAATFGAPVSAVLLAVELLLFEYRPRSVIPVALATATATGVRMAFVGGAPAFVMPDLLPPSGSALAFYIVLGAVMGVASTLVTRAVYAIEDAFERLSLHWMWWPALGAVVVGVVGFFSPRTLGVGYTNIEDILSGRFVGTAMLFFCAMKFLSWSVALGSGTSGGTLAPLFTLGGALGSGLGLLATHLSPGLGVDVRVAALVGMAAIFAGASRALLASVVFAFEATRQPMGLLPLLGGCAAAYLVSALMMRHSIMTEKLARRGGRVVTEYGVDALGQALVRDVGLRPVVSLEADRPLGEVRAWLASGTPGSTHQGFPVVAGGGLVGVVTRRDLLDGRDAAGRRVRELVKRPLAVAYADSSLREAADLMVEVGVGRLPVVHRDAPTRVVGILTRSDLLGANRPRMEDSRRMERGVGGPRRTGPSPA
- a CDS encoding GNAT family N-acetyltransferase, coding for MAAHLRIECGPCILRPWRRGDEEALVRHANNREVWRHLRDRFPHPYTPEDAAWWVGHTASEPSPTNFAIEVASEAVGSMGLILGTDIERYSAEVGYWLGQSLWGRGITAAALEGFCAWAFECFDLIRLFALPFADNAASCRVLEKAGFQREGLMRQSAVKDGKVHDQALYARLRLVGLRDSDLTGGAASR